Proteins encoded within one genomic window of Citrobacter amalonaticus Y19:
- the fes gene encoding enterochelin esterase, producing the protein MTALTVGSEAWWQSKNGPQWAREADGNYRVTFWWRDPQGSEFHSAIQRVWVYITGVTDHHQNVFPQTMQRIAGTDVWQWQTVLSANWRGSYCFIPSTRDESFASLKADEPLDRTALREGWRQLLPQAIADPLNPVNWKGGRGHAVSALEMPQAPAQPGWDDPQTPASLPVVLDWNSTRLGNTRRVWIFTTGDAQPDERPLAVLLDGQFWAQSMPVWPALTSLTRRGQLPPAVYLLIDAIDTAHRSRELPCSADFWLAVQHELLPQVRAVAPFSDRPERTVVAGQSFGGLSSLFAGLHWPERFGCVLSQSGSYWWPHRGGQQNGLIIEQLRGGTLSAQGLRIVLEAGVREPVIFRANQALYTQLQTTQQSVFWRQVDGGHDALCWRGGLMQGLIDLWKPLL; encoded by the coding sequence GTGACAGCGTTAACGGTAGGCAGTGAGGCCTGGTGGCAGTCAAAAAACGGTCCGCAATGGGCGCGTGAAGCAGACGGAAATTACCGGGTGACCTTCTGGTGGCGCGATCCGCAGGGGAGTGAATTTCACTCAGCCATTCAGCGAGTCTGGGTGTATATCACCGGCGTCACCGACCACCATCAGAATGTCTTTCCTCAGACGATGCAGCGCATCGCCGGAACGGATGTCTGGCAGTGGCAGACCGTTTTAAGCGCTAACTGGCGCGGCAGCTACTGTTTTATTCCCTCTACGCGGGACGAGTCGTTTGCGTCGCTGAAGGCAGATGAACCGCTGGATCGCACGGCGCTGCGTGAAGGCTGGCGACAGCTGTTACCACAGGCGATTGCCGATCCGTTGAATCCGGTTAACTGGAAAGGTGGGCGAGGGCACGCTGTTTCGGCACTCGAGATGCCGCAAGCCCCTGCGCAACCGGGCTGGGACGACCCACAAACGCCAGCGTCATTGCCGGTGGTACTGGACTGGAACAGCACGCGTCTGGGCAATACGCGCCGGGTGTGGATTTTTACGACCGGCGATGCGCAACCAGACGAACGCCCCCTGGCAGTTCTGCTCGACGGGCAATTCTGGGCGCAGAGTATGCCCGTCTGGCCCGCGCTCACCTCACTCACCCGGCGTGGTCAACTTCCACCGGCGGTGTATCTGCTTATTGATGCTATCGATACTGCGCACCGTAGCCGTGAACTGCCTTGTAGCGCAGATTTCTGGCTGGCGGTTCAACACGAGTTATTGCCACAGGTCCGGGCCGTTGCGCCGTTCAGCGATCGTCCGGAACGTACAGTCGTTGCTGGGCAAAGCTTTGGCGGCCTGTCATCGCTGTTTGCCGGGCTGCACTGGCCGGAACGCTTTGGCTGCGTGCTCAGTCAGTCCGGCTCTTACTGGTGGCCTCATCGCGGTGGTCAACAGAACGGACTGATTATTGAACAACTTCGCGGCGGTACGCTGTCCGCGCAGGGACTGCGGATTGTTCTTGAAGCGGGAGTCAGGGAACCGGTTATCTTCCGCGCGAACCAGGCGCTTTACACACAACTACAGACGACACAGCAGTCGGTTTTCTGGCGTCAGGTTGACGGCGGACATGATGCGCTTTGCTGGCGCGGCGGTCTGATGCAGGGGTTGATTGACCTCTGGAAGCCGCTGCTCTGA
- a CDS encoding MbtH family protein, translated as MEFSNPFDNPQGQFYVLQNSQQQFSLWPQHCALPAGWQVACEPQSQEACQQWLARHWTTLIPGHYAVSQEAQ; from the coding sequence ATGGAATTCAGTAATCCCTTCGATAACCCGCAGGGACAGTTTTACGTTCTGCAAAATTCTCAGCAGCAGTTTAGCCTCTGGCCGCAGCACTGCGCATTGCCTGCGGGCTGGCAGGTGGCGTGCGAGCCGCAGTCTCAGGAAGCCTGCCAGCAGTGGCTGGCGCGTCACTGGACCACGTTAATTCCCGGCCATTATGCCGTTTCACAGGAGGCGCAATGA
- the entF gene encoding enterobactin non-ribosomal peptide synthetase EntF has product MSPRLPLVAAQPGIWMAEKLSTLPSAWSVAHYVALTGELDAQMLARAVVIGMQQADTLRMRFTEDNGDVWQWVDESFTFDEPQICDLRTAANPHDAALALMQADLQQNLRVDGGKPLAHHQLIQVGDRQWYWYQRYHHLLVDGFSFPAITRQIAEIYSAWRRGDATPDSPFTPFAEVVEEYQQYRQSEAWQRDAAFWAEQRRQLPPPASLSPAPLPGRAATSEIYRMKLNAPQDAFRHLAAQLPDVQRTDLALALVALWLGRLCSRMEYAAGFIFMRRMGSAALTATGPVLNVLPLGVRIDAAESLAELAKRLSAQLKKMRRHQRYDAEQIVRDSGRAAGEEPLFGPVLNVKVFDYQLVMPGISAQTHTLATGPVNDLELALFPDEEGGLSIELLANQQRYDETTLRQHASRLMALIEQFAANPALRCGDADLLLPAEYQQIAQVNATAVDIPSTTLSALVAEQASRTPDAPALADARYQFSYREMREQVVALAGVLRECGVQPGDSVAVALPRSVFLTLALHGIVEAGAAWLPLDTGYPDDRLRMMLEDAQPKLLITTAEQRPRFSDIPGLESLCYNEPLAAGDSAPLGLSQPQHTAYIIFTSGSTGRPKGVMVGQTAIVNRLLWMQNQYGLTAQDVVAQKTPCSFDVSVWEFFWPFIAGAKLVMAEPEAHRDPLAMQRFFAHYGVTTTHFVPSMLAAFVASLTPERASESCATLQHVFCSGEALPADLCREWEQLTHAPLHNLYGPTEAAVDVSWYPAWGDELAKVTGSSVPIGFPVWNTGLRILDAMMHPVPIGVAGDLYLTGIQLAQGYLGRSDLTASRFIADPFAPGERMYRTGDVARWLENGAVEYLGRSDDQLKIRGQRIELGEIDRVMQALPDVEQAVVHACVFNQATATGGDARQLVGYLVSQSGLPLDIPALQAQLREKLPSHMVPVVLLQLAQLPLSANGKLDRKALPMPELTPRAKGRVPLPGSETTVAKAFSELLGCDVNDIEADFFALGGHSLLAMKLAAQLSRTFARQVTPGQVMVASTVAQLAALLDADDDVQAQRLGFETLLPLRKSDGPTLFCFHPASGFAWQFSVLSRYLSPQWSIMGIQSPRPQGPMQTAANLDAVCEHHLATLLEQQPHGPYYLLGYSLGGTLAHGIAARLRARGETVAFLGLLDTWPPETQNWSEKEANGLDPEVLAEIDREREAFLAAQQGNASGELFSIIEGNYADAVRLLTSAHSVPFDGRATLFVAERTLPEGVSPERSWAPWIADLDVYRQDCAHVEIISPSAFEHIGPIIAACCNGYNRG; this is encoded by the coding sequence ATGAGCCCACGTTTACCGCTTGTCGCCGCACAGCCTGGCATCTGGATGGCCGAAAAACTCTCCACATTACCCTCCGCCTGGAGCGTCGCACACTATGTGGCATTAACCGGTGAACTGGATGCGCAGATGCTGGCGCGCGCGGTGGTCATCGGCATGCAGCAGGCCGATACGTTACGGATGCGTTTTACCGAGGATAACGGCGACGTCTGGCAATGGGTGGATGAGTCCTTTACGTTTGATGAACCGCAGATTTGCGATCTCCGTACCGCCGCGAACCCGCATGACGCCGCGCTGGCGCTGATGCAGGCCGATCTCCAGCAAAATCTGCGCGTCGACGGCGGCAAGCCGCTGGCGCATCATCAGTTGATTCAGGTTGGCGATCGCCAGTGGTACTGGTATCAGCGCTATCATCATTTACTGGTTGATGGCTTCAGTTTCCCGGCGATTACCCGCCAGATCGCTGAGATTTACAGCGCATGGCGCCGGGGTGACGCGACGCCTGACTCGCCCTTCACGCCGTTTGCCGAGGTGGTGGAAGAATATCAGCAGTATCGCCAGAGTGAAGCCTGGCAGCGTGACGCCGCGTTCTGGGCCGAGCAGCGTAGACAGCTTCCGCCACCGGCATCGCTTTCACCGGCTCCGCTGCCGGGGCGTGCGGCGACGTCAGAAATTTACCGCATGAAGCTGAATGCGCCACAAGACGCATTTCGCCATCTGGCGGCGCAACTGCCTGACGTACAGCGAACCGATCTGGCGCTGGCGCTGGTCGCGCTCTGGCTGGGACGACTGTGCAGCCGGATGGAATATGCGGCAGGCTTTATCTTTATGCGTCGTATGGGATCGGCGGCGCTGACCGCCACCGGACCGGTACTCAACGTGTTACCGCTGGGCGTGCGTATTGATGCCGCAGAAAGTCTGGCAGAACTGGCAAAACGACTGTCTGCGCAGCTTAAGAAAATGCGCCGCCATCAGCGTTATGATGCAGAGCAAATCGTCCGCGACAGCGGGCGGGCGGCGGGGGAAGAGCCGCTGTTTGGCCCGGTGCTTAACGTCAAAGTCTTCGACTATCAGTTGGTTATGCCGGGCATTTCAGCGCAAACCCATACGCTGGCGACGGGGCCGGTTAACGATCTGGAACTGGCGCTGTTCCCGGATGAAGAGGGCGGGTTGAGCATTGAGCTTCTCGCCAACCAGCAACGTTATGATGAAACGACGCTCAGACAGCATGCATCACGTCTGATGGCGCTGATCGAACAGTTTGCCGCCAACCCGGCCCTGCGCTGTGGTGATGCCGATCTGCTGCTCCCGGCTGAATATCAGCAGATTGCGCAGGTCAACGCCACGGCGGTTGATATCCCTTCTACGACGCTGAGTGCGCTGGTCGCGGAACAGGCGAGCAGAACACCGGATGCGCCCGCGCTGGCGGATGCCCGCTATCAGTTCAGCTACCGCGAAATGCGCGAACAGGTGGTGGCGCTCGCCGGTGTGCTGCGTGAATGCGGGGTGCAACCGGGTGACAGCGTCGCGGTGGCCTTACCGCGTTCCGTATTTCTGACGCTGGCGTTGCACGGGATTGTTGAAGCCGGTGCGGCCTGGCTACCGTTAGACACGGGTTATCCGGACGATCGTCTACGGATGATGCTGGAAGACGCGCAGCCGAAGCTGCTGATCACCACGGCGGAGCAGCGACCGCGCTTTAGCGACATCCCGGGACTGGAAAGCCTCTGCTATAACGAACCGCTGGCGGCAGGCGATAGCGCGCCGCTGGGGTTATCGCAACCGCAGCATACGGCGTACATCATCTTTACCTCTGGTTCGACAGGCAGACCGAAAGGGGTGATGGTTGGACAAACCGCCATCGTTAACCGTCTGCTGTGGATGCAAAACCAGTACGGCCTGACGGCGCAGGACGTGGTGGCGCAAAAAACGCCCTGCAGTTTTGACGTCTCGGTGTGGGAATTCTTCTGGCCATTTATTGCCGGTGCGAAGCTGGTAATGGCTGAGCCAGAAGCGCATCGCGATCCGCTGGCTATGCAGCGCTTCTTTGCGCACTACGGGGTGACAACGACCCACTTTGTGCCGTCGATGCTGGCGGCATTCGTCGCCTCGCTGACGCCAGAGCGCGCCAGTGAAAGCTGTGCAACGTTACAGCATGTCTTTTGCAGCGGCGAAGCCTTACCCGCCGATTTATGCCGCGAGTGGGAGCAACTGACGCATGCTCCACTGCATAATCTGTATGGCCCAACGGAGGCGGCGGTTGATGTCAGTTGGTATCCGGCCTGGGGTGATGAACTGGCAAAGGTCACCGGCAGTAGCGTACCGATTGGCTTCCCGGTGTGGAATACCGGACTGCGGATCCTGGATGCGATGATGCATCCGGTTCCCATCGGCGTGGCGGGTGATCTCTATCTGACCGGCATCCAACTCGCACAGGGTTACCTCGGCAGATCGGACCTCACGGCGAGTCGCTTTATCGCCGATCCGTTTGCGCCAGGAGAGCGGATGTATCGCACCGGAGACGTCGCGCGCTGGCTGGAAAACGGGGCGGTGGAGTATCTGGGACGCAGTGACGATCAGCTTAAGATCCGCGGTCAGCGTATCGAACTGGGCGAGATCGATCGCGTAATGCAGGCTTTGCCTGACGTTGAACAGGCGGTGGTTCACGCCTGTGTCTTTAATCAGGCGACAGCAACGGGGGGCGATGCCCGCCAACTGGTGGGGTATCTGGTCTCGCAGTCAGGTCTTCCGCTTGATATCCCCGCACTCCAGGCGCAGTTGCGTGAAAAACTCCCGTCACATATGGTGCCGGTGGTGTTACTGCAACTGGCGCAACTGCCGCTTAGCGCCAACGGTAAGCTGGATCGCAAAGCGCTGCCGATGCCGGAATTAACGCCGCGCGCCAAAGGGCGAGTCCCGCTGCCGGGCAGCGAAACGACGGTGGCAAAGGCATTCAGTGAACTGCTGGGTTGTGACGTCAACGACATTGAGGCTGATTTCTTCGCCCTGGGCGGTCATTCGCTACTGGCCATGAAGCTGGCAGCGCAACTGAGCCGGACGTTCGCCCGTCAGGTCACGCCGGGGCAGGTCATGGTGGCCTCGACGGTGGCGCAACTGGCGGCGTTGCTGGATGCGGACGATGACGTACAGGCGCAACGTCTTGGGTTTGAAACGCTGCTGCCGTTACGTAAAAGTGACGGACCGACGCTGTTTTGCTTCCATCCGGCGTCGGGATTTGCCTGGCAGTTTAGCGTCTTGTCGCGCTATCTCAGTCCACAATGGTCGATTATGGGGATCCAGTCGCCGCGTCCGCAGGGGCCGATGCAGACGGCAGCCAATCTGGACGCGGTCTGCGAACATCATCTGGCGACGCTCCTTGAACAACAACCGCACGGTCCGTATTACCTGTTGGGCTATTCTCTCGGTGGCACGCTGGCGCACGGTATTGCCGCGCGTCTGCGGGCGCGGGGTGAAACGGTCGCCTTCCTCGGTCTGCTGGATACCTGGCCACCGGAAACGCAAAACTGGTCAGAAAAAGAAGCCAATGGGCTCGACCCGGAAGTGCTGGCGGAAATTGATCGCGAGCGGGAGGCGTTTCTGGCCGCACAGCAGGGGAACGCGTCAGGCGAATTGTTTAGCATCATAGAAGGGAATTACGCTGATGCCGTCCGCTTACTCACCAGCGCGCACAGCGTCCCCTTTGATGGACGCGCGACGCTATTTGTTGCCGAGCGTACCCTACCGGAAGGGGTAAGCCCCGAACGCAGTTGGGCACCGTGGATTGCAGACCTGGACGTGTATCGCCAGGACTGTGCGCATGTGGAGATTA